GGTGGTAATAATTGATTAACACATATGTTAATCCGCTCTAACTAGCTCAATGGAACGAAGTCtgtagaaaaaaaaattcagaaaacCAAACATAGCTCATTCTAAATCTTAAAGAAAAGAGAGCCTGACAATGAAAAGACTATTAGGACATACAATGACATACCAGATGATACCCATTAACAGAGAAAGCTAGGAAAAAGAGAATCTTGTGCGATGCAACGCTCACACGATATGATACATATCTAAATTCCGGTGACACCTCGAACTAGAGAGGCCAAACACAAAAACTGGATCTTGATATCTTGGCCACAGAAGGAAATGCGGGTAGAAACCGAAAGAAGCGTAGATCGCCTGCAGATGCAACGAGAGAGTAATATTACACCTGGCCACATTGGGCTGAGCTCAGAGAACCACCCGGGGATGACCGCGGAGATGCCGTTCATCTTCTTCTCGTGGGGCACTGCCGGCTCAGCGTTGCCGTTGCCCTCCTCGCTTGCCTTCGGCCTCTCTGTTGCCGCCCCACAGCCGCCGACTTCCATCCCGACTTCCCTCTTTTATGTTCTCCGCCGCTTTGGGTTCTGTGTTGCTACCAAAACTTATATTGGAGTGAGTGCGTGTGATTGCATATGATAGAGCTCTCCATTAGGGTTTTCGGTTGGGAATCTtttccattcttcttcttcttctattattattattattattattattattatagttcatTTTAGGCCGTAAAACAATAACACTGATAAAACCCAATTGATTTGATGAGGCTTATTTttagaaatattatatttatatatatatataccttttgCATATTTATGTTTGTATAGTCGTAAAGTGATTTCTTTTCGGGAAAAGACTTGAGTTCAAGTctcaatgacactaaaaatattttttatgtgtcttttatccaaaatattatatattttagaaataaatttaTTGTAAATAAACAACACTTGTCAATGTACATTTTCAATTTTTTAGCCACAAAGAAATAAATAATTGAATAGGTGTCTTTTCACATTAATCCATACAAAAAAGTAGATTGATTCTTACAAATATTAATATATGTGTCCCTTAGAAAACTAAAGCTAATCACTCCTAGCCATGACTAATTTATATATATCGCTGAAGTTGATCTGACACCGTTGACCTAGCCGTCCCGAATCTTGATGCGACATACGGGCGGGCGACGATGTGGTCAGGATCATGAAACGGACGGCTCAGCCTGACCGTTGGACTCACGGCTTCTCCTGTCCCATCCACGTTGCGAAACACGGGAAGACTTCACACACGTGTCGTTTGGCACACCGTGTCACTGGATGATCGGTCAAATCGAATGTTCTGTGCCGTGGATAAGACAGCTTATATGAGTACGTCAAAAGAATCGTGTCGGGATTTAGAACAGCAACTCCCTGAGATTGGGCACAGAGTTGTCAAACTCAAAATTTCTTACCAAGTCACCCGTTTTGTTTCTACTGATAGGAAGAATGGGGCCAACCGTGGGTCCCGCAGGAACTAGTTTCAATTCTCAAAAGATCACACCGGTAACAATGTGGGTAGAAACAATAGCCCTTGTTGCTCATGATGAGCACATCCATCCTCCCCTCTTTATGGAAGCACATGTCGCCTGGCTCTTAtgatcctcctcttcctcgtctcTAATTCCAATCCGGTCTCCATTTCGGATCCAAAGCGGACAACATGATTGCCACAGTAAGTAATCCCCATCTCCAATCTCAGATCCCCTCCTCGCAGCAATCGAGTGATCTCTGGACGCAGCGGTTTATCGATCTCTTCCTGGCCTTGTCGGTCTCTTTTCGTGGTGGATTCGATGGTTTCTTTTCTTGCTGAGGTTACAAAGCCGGAATCGGTCGATAAACCTctgcatccggacttccgacgacaaCCATTCCTCCGTTccccccttcttcctcctcttgtttTCGTCATCTTATATGATGATTGGGCAATGAAGAGGTGGTAGCTGTTAGGGCTAATCGATACGGTCCATTCGATGCCGATTTCGATCCTTTTTTTACTCAGATTATTGTCGGCATTCTGTAGATTTTCAACCAATGAATAATAGTGTCATCAGCATTTAGATCGATTCAAAATGGGTGACGTCTTGAGTTGTGATGATGGAGAGAGAAAACAGTAAATATGTTTGATTTAATGTCTCTCAGTTCTTCCTTATGCCTTCAATTTTGCATTGTTCTTTTGGATTCGTTTATCTTTTCATTATCTTCACCATTTGATGCATCCTCATTTTGGATTATTCACTGAATAGGACGTAAAAGTTGTGTATTAAATAGACAGCAGAGGACTACTAGAAATCTTTATTTACAGAAGCTACCATTACTGGTTAGTTCGTCAAGAATGAGAGGTCGGAATATACTCTGAGATGGCTTAAACTTGGCTTTGTGAGGACTAAATGGGGAAAATAAGCTCAACTGGTCAAATTAATGTGACAGGATGGCACAGTTTTTATGAAGATGATTGAGATATATTCCATATTTTGATGTTTAAACATTTAGCCACAGgaatatttttcatttaattaATTCCTTTTACCAAGATTCCTTGTTCTACATGGATGTGAACCTCTCTGTATTTGTTATGTATGTAATGCTTGAAGGTGAATCTGTATAAAGAGTTTAAACAGGaatatttttctaacatttagccacaggaatatttttcatttaattaATTCCTTTTACCAAGATTCCTTGTTCTACATGGATGTGAACCTCTCTGTATTTGTTATGTATGTAATGCTTGAAGGTGAATCTGTATAAAGAATTtaaacataaatatttttctaacatttagccacaggaatatttttcatttaattaATTCCTTTTACCAAGATTCCTTGTTCTACATGGATGTGAACCTCTCTGTATTTGTTATGTATGTAATGCTTGAAGGTGAATCTGTATAAAGAATTtaaacataaatatttttctaacatttagccacaggaatatttttcatttaatttaTTCCTTTTACCAAGATTCCTTGTTCTACACGGATGTGAACCTCTCTATATTTGTTATGTTTGTAATGCTTGAAGGTGAATCTGTATAAAGAATTTAAACATCAATAGTTTTCTAGAAAAGAGCTATATGGTACATGTATATTTTTTTTACTGTGAGAGCATGTGGTGTATTTTGTTGTGTGAATTGTACGTGCTGAAATATGGTGGTGCCCATGAATACATGAATGGTACAGTGATCTTTGGATTATTTAATTACGTGCATGACATAGCTACCTATTTATAACATGTGTTCTGTTGGATGTGTTTCAAGTGACTGACAAGGTTttatatttcattcttatctGCAAAAACAAATTAGAATACAATGCATATAGAAAACAAAGCAGTCAAGTAATCTGCATGCTGAATGTGTGCCTGACTTTGTTTTTTGGGTAGGAGAGTCTAAATTCTTAATGCATTATGATAAGACAAGGTGAGTTGTAAGAAACCATTTTGAGAAGTATAACTACATTTATGTACTTCCAACCTCATTTTCCTTGATGTATAAATAGCCACGATATCATGGGTAGCTTGTGTAAAAATGGTGGTATTTAATTattgtctttcttgttttctttaCTAATGACCTTACTACCTTCTCTACTTGTTGGATAATTAATAAGACATAGTAGCTTCCCAGGGCATAGCTGACCATACATAAAAACCAACATACCTTTGTATTTGTATTCAAATCGATTGGTAGGATAATTAACTTCTCTAGTTGGTTGAAATTATGATAGCAgtttattttctattttctagGTAAAATTTCATGCTATTGCTAGGTGTCATGAATTAAATGCAAGAATCtcttcttgcttttcttttctccttctgtatacttcTGTGAATTTTGGTAATTGCCCTATAGAGCACAATCTTTTTGAGGCCTTCATGCCATTGTTATCTTTTGTAACATTTCGAAAGAAGTGAGAGTGTGACTAATTAAACAGATCGTGCAGTTCTTTCAGATTATTATTCCTGCTTTATTTTGTTAAATCTTGAGCACTTCCTAATTGAGAACTTTTACTATGTCATTCTCAAGTTCCTGATTTATGTTATTTTCTTGTTTGTCTTAGTAGCTATGATAAAATAGTTTGCTTCCTCTATTAGGTCAGACTCTATTGTTAGTGTCATATAGTTTCATGTAAAGAATGGGTAGCCTAGTGGATGAGATCTCGATCAATTTTGCTAGTGTTAGATATGTATGTGAACCACTTCAATTCTAGGCCATGATGAAATTACTGTTTTATCAGCAAAGAACACACTGTGAGTGCAATCTGATGCTCTTGCAAGTTGAAACTCTGGTTATCGGAGGATCTTGTTCTCATCTAGCCTATTTACTCTCAGTAAAGTATTACACCTTTCATTTTGAGTTTTAGGGCTCAATGAAGCCAAGTCATAGTTAATGTTGCAGAACTTTATACAGTGTCTCCTTTCACGGCATATACACCACCTGCATCATATTTTCTTCATTGTTCGCCCGAATTGGTGTATGCTGCAATAGTTTATATGCACCAAATTTGATGTTATTGCTGTCATACCATAAATTTGTTCAGCTATCAATATAGAACATCATTCATAGTTTCTTACAGCTTGTAGCTTCGTCTTCAAACAATCAAAGCACCCACAGTGACGCATAATGTGGCTTTCTTCATGTAGAACAGGGTGGATCTACTTACGAAAGAAAAGAAGACATCGACCCATCTACTTGATGGTGGACTTCCGGGCGTTCCAAGAGCGCGCTCTCCCACCCTCGTTCTTCACCATGTGGAGCAAGAAGTCGTTCCACGTGTCGATGGGCCCCGGCAGGCACCAGTGCACGCAGTCGTTGTACATCGGCACGTTCTCGTGCGGCAGGTGGCCGTACCGGCTGGGGTGCCCGTCCGGCCTCAGCAGCATCGCATCCGTGGTGTCCAGCAGCCGGAACCTGACGCCCTTCTCCCGTCCTTCCCTCTCTGCCTCCCGGAACTCCTCCACCTGCGTCATGTACATCTTGAGGTTGATGCTGTCCAGTCTCGTCTCGTCGCGGCGGAACGGCTGCCGCCGAACGCAGTCCCCCCCGTTGTCCCACGTGCCGTTCTCGAAGTGCGACGGCGAGAACGTCCGCAGGAACACCGTCCCCCTGAATCCTTCGAGGCTGTTGAAGACCCGGAACGCCGCCCGGAACACCCGCCGGTAGCTGTAGTGCATGGTCAGGTCGGTGACGTTCGGGGCCAGGCAGTTGTGGCAACCGATGAGCTGGCCGCCCTCGTAGAACATGGTCGGCCGTAAAAGCCAGTGCCCGGCCGACATGATCACGTAGTCGAACTCCGTCATCTTGGTGGTCCAGTTGGTGTCGGGCTCGTCCAGGTACAGGTTGAACATGCCACTGTACGTGGAGGCATTGGGGTCGACTTTGTGGGCCCTTACCAGGAACGGTGACCAGAAGCTGGCGACGGTGAAGTTGTGGGTGGGGAAGTAATACCGTCGGAAATTGTCGTCTTGGGTGACGGAGGCATCCACCACGTACGTCACCTGCAGATGCATTTAAGGAGAAGCCTTATGCTGCAATGGTTGAGAGCATCTGAAGTAGCAGTACAGTTGATGTTCTTATCATTCTCTATTGGTTGCAGGTCACTCGTTACTGAAAGTGCGGCTTTGCTACACGTTAGGGAGACACCAGAGAGAATAAGACGAAGACTGGAAAGGGACAACTCACTCTGAGGAGGAGACAGACGAGGGACTGCATTTGGTTCCTCCCCAAGGAGTCGCTGACGAACGCCAGGGACTTCCCCCTAACGAGCTCCAGGAACTGCGCCGGGTTGAAGACCGGCAGCTCGCAGTGGGTCGGTTTCCACCTCCACTTCATGAAGCCCGTGTCGGGCCTCCCAAACTTCATGCAATTCTGGTACTCGTGAATGGCCCAGCAGCTCTCGTTGGTGTAGGACGGCGCGTTAGGGTTCGGAACCCACTCCCCTCGGAAGATGTCACACGAATGCTGTGCCACTCCCAGACCGGCAATGGAATCACGAGCCATATCActcgaagaagacgaagaagaagaagatgatgatgaagaagaggacTGGCTTCTCCATGCAAGTGATGTGGCTAACAAAGGGAAGAGATATTGAGGAATGATGGTGAGGAGGAGGGTTGCAGTCAGAAGAAGAACGATCCTAGGGGTGTTCTGAAGGCTCGTTTTGCTTCCATTCTGAAGCTCCCGACCTGAGTTACCCTTCATGGGGGGAGATAGAAGCAGCAAAGTTTGGTGCAGGTTGCTTTGTCCTCCGATACTTGTGTGAAGAAAGGGAGGGAATGCAGGTATAATTTGTTCTCAAATAATAATAACGAGGTGCTACTAGCTCaagatttaattaaataaaaaatttatattaaaatttttaaaggaAAAATACTTACAACCTTGATTGAATCTTAGACTTCGATCCTATAAGTTTGAATACTTTGAGACTTAGATCTATATCATCTATTTATAGATGTGAAATATAAGAGTTTTTTTTATCTCTATAattctatttaattttatttaaaaggtAAATCTTCAATTTAagacttttaaaatatattttatctttttaagcTCTGAATCCTTTATCCATATAACTttatctaatcttatttaaaaggtaagatattaatttataatctttcaaaatatattttaacttcTTAACACTCCCCCTTACAGTATATTTTTGGAGATTACTCTCATCTTATTTTGGAAGATCTTCAAATGGTTTTTTGGAAAACGATTTGGTCAAAATACCTactatattatctttattttttatcttcatcGCCTTAATGACCATTTTTTCTCGGATAAAATGATATTCAatttcaatatgcttagttcttacATGACAAATTAGATTTATAGCCAATTTTAAGACATTTTGATTTTTACCTTATAAAATAGTTGGTTTGTTAATTTGATAGCACACGTCCATAATTAGACTCCTTGACTATACATTCTTGAGCACCAAGTGACGAAGCGTTGTATTTTGCTTCGGTTATAGAAAAAGAGatcgattattattttttactacaCTATGAAATAcaagtaaaataatataaaaaggcATAACAAGTAGATCTACGATTATCCAAATTATCTCCTAGATCAGTATTTATATAACCATGTAATTCAAGATGTATGCCCCTTTTATAAAATAATCTCAAATAAGGAtagaattcatatatttttttaaaaaaattgttgtAAAAATCGTATAAAATGACTTACAGGATCAACTGAAAATGTAATATCTGATCTTATAATTGTTAAGTAGATAATACTACTAATAAGAGCACGAAAAGATCAAGAgtgagaaaatattttcttatcattataatttaattttttatttacatcAAATGGagtagaatctttcttatttttattaattccaaacctttcaataattttctttgAGAGATAAATATATCTTTGTTTATATTCATCACCTTCggatcaagaaaaatattaatcTCTCCTAAGAATTTCAATTCAAATTAGAGAGAAAGATCAccataaaattttgaaatctcTATTTCAACATTATGGTTGATGATTATATCATTCACATATAGAAGAACAATAATATAtagggtttcttttttttttaataagaaaaaaaaatcataaaattataagtGTTGACTAATTTTTTCATATCATGCCCTGAGAGTCTACTTAACCCGCAGAGAACCTTCTTGAgcttataaatataatttgatttaGAAATAAAAGTATAACTTGATATCCTTTTATAAATATCATTATCAATTTCATCATATGGGAATGTATTCTTCACATCAAGGTACCAaagcttccatttaagattggctatcatatatgtcatcttGGCCACAGGACTATATGTTTCCTCGTAATCTTCTTTATATTTTAAGAAAACCTCTTTACAATAAGTCTTGCCTTATAATGATTTATACTTTTATCTAACTTATGTTTCACCTTATAGACCCATTTGCAAGTAATTAGATCTATATTTGTGAGCTTTGATACAAGATCcaaagttttatttttataaaaagcaTTCATTTCTTCATTCATAGTATCCTCCCACACCTTAACATCTTTGGCTTCATCAAATCAAGTAAGTTTAAAATCATCAATTGGTTTATCGAAGAAATAATGATATGCATATATTATCTCTAACTCTATAATGTGCTCATTTGACAATtattcttttctatttttttaatattaaaatttctttttttatgaatatcATTAAGCCACCTATCGTTTCGCTCGATCATTAATAATAaagaaataacaataataagCACATATAAAGGAAAAAATGAGCTAAAATATATAAGAACATTACATGATAAAGGAGACTCAATCAGGTTTTCCACATATATTACTTTTATTATTATgattgaaattttaaaaaaaattatttataaaggaTAATAACTAAAAACATCATCAAACACAACATCTCAGGATACCATATACCTATATGTATGAATCAATGCATTTATAATATTTCTTCCTTTTATcacaatcaataaaaatatatttcttgatCTTAATATTAAATTTCCTTCTCTTTGAGTATGCTATATAAACATAGCATACAGAACCAAATACTTTTAAATGTTTAACGTTTCTCACTAAACATGAGTTGATATGAAAATTTCAGATTGATTAAACTAAGAGAAATTCAATTAATAATATAAGTTGCACATATCATACCTTGTGCCCTTTGGGTAAATTTTTTGCAGGAAACCAAACACTTATGAGTTTCCATGAGATGTCAAATTTTTCATTAAGCTACACTATTGTTTTTTTTAGTGTATTTGCACATGTAAGTTTCCTTTTGATACCATACTCTTTAcaaaaagagaataatatataAGAAGTGAATTCTCTGCCATTATCGATAtgcaatcttttaatttttttatttaagagtACTTTCAACTATTAACTTAAACTcttgaaattttcaaaaaaaaaatttgatttttcCTTCACAAAATATATCTAAGTGAATATTGTAAAATCATAAATAAAGAGAAGCATATAACGAGAACCTGAATAATGAAAGGGTTGTTTGTCATTTGCATCGATGCCGACATAAATGTAGAGCGACGGTGTCCATCCTCTTATTATTATCAATGCCGACACCGAGGCATAACGACACTACTCTACATCCGCATTTATGTTTGTGTTGATGTAGATGTCAAGCAATCCTTTCGCCGTTTTACATTTGTATTGACATCGACGAAATTACTTAAATGGTATCAATGCAAATGCAAAGCATCAAAATCTACATcattcttttccttctctttctttgCCTCATTTATTATTGTTGCTCTCTCATCGATAATAGTCATCTACAACTCCCACCGGCGCAATGCTATTTATCATCACCAAAAAACATAATGCgacgttaaaattatatttttgcccATTGTTTTCATACTTCCGTTGCTAAAATCGATAgcgttaagataaataaaattagacgtttcacttttataactatacgaattctaatataaatttttaaaatttattaatcagGACACTAAAGAAGTCTAATTAAAgacgataatatataattagcccccaCCATTCACTTGTAAAGCGATACAAACTGTTTAGATAAGTGAAAACAAGTCCTATTAATGGTATATGCTAGATCAAGATATCTCATACAAGAAGTTTTCTTCGTCCAATTGGTTAGTACAATTGGATGTATAAATCTTAATCTCAATAATAAGGTATTAATATCAATATTTGTTGACCTATAAAATTTGAGGGGCTTTTGTTACCAAAAGAAATGGCAACACTACATATTCTGGAGTACCTACACAAAAATTGAGGGGCAATATTATAGTACAAGTTTACTATCTCAATAAGAGGTGAAGAATCCATTCACCTCCATTTCTCTCATAGTTTCTTTTTCTCGAATTACACTCATGTCATCAGAATGATCACTCTGACATCTGCATTGCTATCTGTATCACCAAAaggattttataataaatttgaatgtttaaatttaaaatatttaaaaatcaacCATATGCATTTGTCATAAGTGAATGCATCGAGCATATAAAGATGCTTGGTTCAATTTTAATATGTTCCACACTTCGATACTAGTATTGTAAATtaacttatcatgcataataaaaAGGTCTATCTAGTTAGGTTGCATGGGCTGATTTTATGCTTTTATCGAAGAtgaatgcattatatatatatacatacatacatacatacatacatacatacatacatacatacatacatacatatatatatatatatatatatatatatatatatatatatatatattgatacaaATAGACCTTTTGTATATTTATGTTTGTATAGGTGTAAAGTGACTTCCTTTTTATAAAAGACTTAGAGCTCAAGTCTGAATGGCACTAAATATACCTTTTTATGTGACTTTAATCCAATACATTAAATACTTTAGAAATCAACTTATTATAATAAAACAATACGTGTCAATGTACATTTTTTAGCCATAGAGAAATAAATAGTTGAATAGGTGTCTTTCCACAATaattcttacaaatttttaaaaatactatattgATTCTTACAAATATTAATGTGTGTCCCTTGGAAAACTCAAGCTAATCACTCCTAGTcatgattaattatatatattactgAAGTTGATCTGACACCGTTGACCTAGCCGTCCCGAATCTTGATGCGACATACGGGCGGGCGACGATGTGGTCAGGATCATGAAACGGACGGCTCAGCCTGACGACTCACGGCTTCTCCTGTCCCATCCACGTTGCGAAACACGGGAAGACTTCACACACGTGTCGTTTGACACACCGTGTCTCTGGATGATCGGGCAAGTCGAATGTTCTGTGCCGTGGATAAGACAGCTTATATGAGTACGTCAAAAGAATCGTCGCGGGATTTAGTCAAACCCAACATTTCTTACGAACCCACCAGCTTTGTTTCTACTGATAGGAAGGATGGGTCCCGCGGTGGGTCCCGCAGGAACGAGTTTCGTTTCTCCAAAGAACACACCGGTAAAAAGTGGGTAGAAGGGAGTAGCTCTTCTTGCTCATGCTGAGCTCATCCATCCTCCCCTCTTCATGGAAGCACATGTCGCCTGGCTCTTGtgatcctcctcttcctcttcctcgtctcTAATTCCAATCCGGTCTCCATTTCGGATCCAAAGCGGACAACATGATTGCCACAGTAAGTGATCCCCATCTCCAATCTCATATCTCCTCCTCGCTGCAATCGAGTGATCTCTGGACGCAGCGGTTTATCGATCTCTTCCTGGCCTTGTCGGTCTTTTTCGTGGTGGATTCGATGGTTTCTTTTCTTGCTGAGGTTACAAAGCCGGAATCGGTCGATAAACCTCTGCATCCGGACTTCCGCCGACAACCATTCCTCCGTCCTCCCCCCAACCCAAAACACTTCCCCCTCCGCGGACCccaccttcttcctcctcttgtttTCGTCATCTTATATAATGATTGGGCAATGAAGAGGTGGTAGCTGTTAGGGCTAATTGATACGGCCCATTCGATGCCGATTTCGATCCCTTTTTTTTTACTCAGATTATTGTCGGCATTCTGCAGAATTTCAATCAACGAATAATGGTGCCATCAGCATTTAGATCGATTCAAAATGGGTGACGTCTTGAGTTTTGATGATGGACAGAGAAAACAGTAAATATGTTTGATTTAATGTCTCTCAGTTCTTTCTTATGCCTTCAATTTTTCATTGTTCTTTTGGATTCGTTTATCATTTCATtatcttcacaatttgatctatcCTTATTTTGGATTATTCACTGAATAGGACGTAAATGTTTTGTATTAAACAGACAGCAGAGAACTACTAGAAATATTTATTTACAGAAACTACCATTATTGGGTTAATTCGTCAAGAATGAGAGGTCGGAATATACTCTGAGATGGCTTAAACTTGGCTTTGGGAGGACTAAATGGGGAAAATAAGCTCAACTGGTCAAATTAATGTGACAGGATGGCACAGTTTTTATGAAGATGATTGAGATATATTCCATATTTTGATGTTTAAACAGTTAGCCTcagaaatttttttcatttaatctATTCCTTCTACCAAGATTTGTTGTTCTCCATGGATGTGAACCTCCCTATATTTGTTATGTTTGTAATGCTTGAAGGTGAATCTGTATAAAGAATTtaaacataaatatttttctaacatttagccacaggaatatttttcatttaattaATTCCTTTTACCCAGATTCCTTGTTCTACATGCATGTGAACATCTCTatatttgatatgtttgcaatGCTTGAAGGTGAATCTGTATAAAGAATTTAAACATAAATATTCTTCTGACATTTAGCCACAGGAATAATTTTCATTTAATTTATTCCTTTTACCTAAATTCCTTGTTCTACACGGATGTGAAACTATCTATATTTGTTATATTTGTAATGCGTGTAGGTGAATCTGTATAAAGAATTGAAACATCAATATTTTTCTAGAAAAGAGCTATAtgttacatgtttttttttttactgtgaGAGCACGTGGTGTATTTTGTTGTGTGAATTATACTTGCTGGAATATGGTGG
Above is a genomic segment from Musa acuminata AAA Group cultivar baxijiao chromosome BXJ3-4, Cavendish_Baxijiao_AAA, whole genome shotgun sequence containing:
- the LOC135635090 gene encoding protein trichome birefringence-like 19 — encoded protein: MKGNSGRELQNGSKTSLQNTPRIVLLLTATLLLTIIPQYLFPLLATSLAWRSQSSSSSSSSSSSSSSSDMARDSIAGLGVAQHSCDIFRGEWVPNPNAPSYTNESCWAIHEYQNCMKFGRPDTGFMKWRWKPTHCELPVFNPAQFLELVRGKSLAFVSDSLGRNQMQSLVCLLLRVTYVVDASVTQDDNFRRYYFPTHNFTVASFWSPFLVRAHKVDPNASTYSGMFNLYLDEPDTNWTTKMTEFDYVIMSAGHWLLRPTMFYEGGQLIGCHNCLAPNVTDLTMHYSYRRVFRAAFRVFNSLEGFRGTVFLRTFSPSHFENGTWDNGGDCVRRQPFRRDETRLDSINLKMYMTQVEEFREAEREGREKGVRFRLLDTTDAMLLRPDGHPSRYGHLPHENVPMYNDCVHWCLPGPIDTWNDFLLHMVKNEGGRARSWNARKSTIK